A single genomic interval of Oncorhynchus tshawytscha isolate Ot180627B linkage group LG15, Otsh_v2.0, whole genome shotgun sequence harbors:
- the LOC112214406 gene encoding lamina-associated polypeptide 2, isoforms beta/gamma isoform X9, whose amino-acid sequence MPEYLEDPSVLTKDKLKSELLANNVALPTGDQRKDVYVRLYLKNLTVQNNKILSTDAFSSDEELLVPVVSNKSRSGRKATRKTDKPRPEDLDVTELTSEGLKDELLKYGINVGPIVASTRKLYERRLQKLLDQGPPETVALPVVITQVDSNHNGNSDSDRYSDKEEEVTTEPEPVPVPMVEKPVRSRGKTPVTTRTRSSQHNRIYAPEEDDDDLEEEHPVLNIKRPLRRSSHRVDQMVPASDDTDVSELSAGEGVLHPPREAKTKAPLLLEVLKEPKPILAEKPSSKSTPLLHGLAHAQSTRTIHQVVLTARAESPSPRLTQSVPDQAFPLNVNAAALWFPKAKPSGPPVKNPSHGVPEGHKGLESPHSLADL is encoded by the exons ATGCCGGAATATCTGGAGGACCCCTCTGTTCTCACCAAAGATAAACTCAAGAGCGAGCTTTTGGCCAACAATGTTGCTCTCCCAACCGGAGACCAGCGAAAGGACGTTTATGTGCGTCTGTATCTGAAAAACTTGACCGTGCAGAACAACAAGATCCTATCTACAGACGCCTTCTCCAGCGACGAGGAGTTGCTTGTCCCGGTAGTGTCAAACAAAAGTCGCTCGGGCAGG AAAGCCACGAGGAAAACAGACAAGCCTCGGCCAGAGGACCTGGATGTGACTGAGCTGACCAGTGAGGGCCTGAAGGATGAGTTGCTCAAATATGGAATCAACGTAGGACCCATCGTGG CCTCAACCCGTAAGCTGTATGAGAGAAGGCTCCAGAAGCTGTTGGACCAGGGTCCTCCTGAGACCGTGGCTTTACCGGTGGTCATCACTCAGGTAGACAGCAACCACAACGGCAACTCTGACTCAGACCGTTACAGCGACAAGGAAGAAG AGGTGACTACAGAACCAGAGCCTGTCCCAGTCCCCATGGTGGAGAAACCTGTCAGAAGCAGAGGGAAGACCCCAGTCACCACCAGGACCCGCAGCAGCCAGCACAACCGG ATCTATGCTccggaggaggatgatgatgatcttGAGGAAGAGCATCCTGTGTTGAACATAAAGAGACCATTGAGGAGATCGTCTCATAGAGTCGACCAGATGGTCCCTGCAAGCGATGATACT GATGTCTCTGAGCTATCAGCTGGTGAGGGAGTTCTTCACCCTCCAAGAGAGGCAAAGACCAAGGCACCTCTGCTTCTG GAAGTCCTTAAGGAACCTAAGCCTATATTGGCAGAGAAGCCAAGCTCTAAGTCCACTCCCTTACTGCATGGCCTAGCCCATGCCCAGTCCACTCGGACTATCCATCAGGTTGTCCTAACAGCCAGGGCCGAGTCTCCATCACCCAGACTGACTCAG tctgtccctgacCAAGCCTTCCCCCTGAATGTGAATGCTGCTGCGCTCTGGTTCCCCAAAGCCAAACCCAGCGGGCCCCCAGTCAAGAACCCCAGCCACGGTGTCCCTGAGGGGCACAAAGGTCTAGAGAGCCCCCACTCCCTGGCAGACCTGTAG
- the LOC112214406 gene encoding lamina-associated polypeptide 2 isoform X7 gives MPEYLEDPSVLTKDKLKSELLANNVALPTGDQRKDVYVRLYLKNLTVQNNKILSTDAFSSDEELLVPVVSNKSRSGRKATRKTDKPRPEDLDVTELTSEGLKDELLKYGINVGPIVASTRKLYERRLQKLLDQGPPETVALPVVITQVDSNHNGNSDSDRYSDKEEEVTTEPEPVPVPMVEKPVRSRGKTPVTTRTRSSQHNRQDQRKSKNDLEPKWKQQKNTPFLSSVTPVRGQDSVSSSISKEPWVEKIAAGEQTPNRVDEKNILKEMFPYETNTPTGINATCRRPIRGAAGRPLKSGDLWTDETLLRSSHSSYTESRTATVHRVPTLPPSTSLLTSVAPPAGKAIAPPHGLPVWLKLLLLGIVAGFIFFIYQTMETNAMAPFGGSSDSMQTSGSEVRK, from the exons ATGCCGGAATATCTGGAGGACCCCTCTGTTCTCACCAAAGATAAACTCAAGAGCGAGCTTTTGGCCAACAATGTTGCTCTCCCAACCGGAGACCAGCGAAAGGACGTTTATGTGCGTCTGTATCTGAAAAACTTGACCGTGCAGAACAACAAGATCCTATCTACAGACGCCTTCTCCAGCGACGAGGAGTTGCTTGTCCCGGTAGTGTCAAACAAAAGTCGCTCGGGCAGG AAAGCCACGAGGAAAACAGACAAGCCTCGGCCAGAGGACCTGGATGTGACTGAGCTGACCAGTGAGGGCCTGAAGGATGAGTTGCTCAAATATGGAATCAACGTAGGACCCATCGTGG CCTCAACCCGTAAGCTGTATGAGAGAAGGCTCCAGAAGCTGTTGGACCAGGGTCCTCCTGAGACCGTGGCTTTACCGGTGGTCATCACTCAGGTAGACAGCAACCACAACGGCAACTCTGACTCAGACCGTTACAGCGACAAGGAAGAAG AGGTGACTACAGAACCAGAGCCTGTCCCAGTCCCCATGGTGGAGAAACCTGTCAGAAGCAGAGGGAAGACCCCAGTCACCACCAGGACCCGCAGCAGCCAGCACAACCGG CAGGATCAGCGTAAGTCTAAAAATGACCTCGAACCTAAGTGGAaacagcagaaaaacacccccttcctctcctctgtgaccCCAGTGAGGGGGCAGGACAGTGTCTCCTCGAGTATCTCTAAGGAGCCATGG GTGGAGAAGATAGCAGCTGGTGAGCAGACACCCAACAGGGTGGATGAGAAGAATATCCTGAAGGAGATGTTCCCCTACGAGACCAACACTCCAACAGGAATCAA cGCCACCTGTCGACGGCCCATCCGAGGGGCAGCCGGCAGGCCCCTAAAGTCTGGTGACCTGTGGACAGATGAGACCCTCCTGCGCTCCTCTCACTCTTCCTACACAGAGAGCCGCACCGCCACCGTCCACAGAGTCCCCACCCTGCCCCCCTCTACCAGCCTGTTAACGTCAGTGGCACCCCCTGCTGGAAAGGCCATAGCACCACCCCATGGCCTGCCTGTCTGGCTGAAGCTGCTGCTCCTCGGCATTGTAGCTGGCTTCATATTCTTCATCTACCAGACCATGGAGACCAACGCTATGGCCCCCTTCGGAGGGTCCTCAGATTCCATGCAGACCAGTGGCAGTGAGGTCCGCAAGTGA
- the LOC112214406 gene encoding lamina-associated polypeptide 2 isoform X8 yields MPEYLEDPSVLTKDKLKSELLANNVALPTGDQRKDVYVRLYLKNLTVQNNKILSTDAFSSDEELLVPVVSNKSRSGRKATRKTDKPRPEDLDVTELTSEGLKDELLKYGINVGPIVASTRKLYERRLQKLLDQGPPETVALPVVITQVDSNHNGNSDSDRYSDKEEEVTTEPEPVPVPMVEKPVRSRGKTPVTTRTRSSQHNRDQRKSKNDLEPKWKQQKNTPFLSSVTPVRGQDSVSSSISKEPWVEKIAAGEQTPNRVDEKNILKEMFPYETNTPTGINATCRRPIRGAAGRPLKSGDLWTDETLLRSSHSSYTESRTATVHRVPTLPPSTSLLTSVAPPAGKAIAPPHGLPVWLKLLLLGIVAGFIFFIYQTMETNAMAPFGGSSDSMQTSGSEVRK; encoded by the exons ATGCCGGAATATCTGGAGGACCCCTCTGTTCTCACCAAAGATAAACTCAAGAGCGAGCTTTTGGCCAACAATGTTGCTCTCCCAACCGGAGACCAGCGAAAGGACGTTTATGTGCGTCTGTATCTGAAAAACTTGACCGTGCAGAACAACAAGATCCTATCTACAGACGCCTTCTCCAGCGACGAGGAGTTGCTTGTCCCGGTAGTGTCAAACAAAAGTCGCTCGGGCAGG AAAGCCACGAGGAAAACAGACAAGCCTCGGCCAGAGGACCTGGATGTGACTGAGCTGACCAGTGAGGGCCTGAAGGATGAGTTGCTCAAATATGGAATCAACGTAGGACCCATCGTGG CCTCAACCCGTAAGCTGTATGAGAGAAGGCTCCAGAAGCTGTTGGACCAGGGTCCTCCTGAGACCGTGGCTTTACCGGTGGTCATCACTCAGGTAGACAGCAACCACAACGGCAACTCTGACTCAGACCGTTACAGCGACAAGGAAGAAG AGGTGACTACAGAACCAGAGCCTGTCCCAGTCCCCATGGTGGAGAAACCTGTCAGAAGCAGAGGGAAGACCCCAGTCACCACCAGGACCCGCAGCAGCCAGCACAACCGG GATCAGCGTAAGTCTAAAAATGACCTCGAACCTAAGTGGAaacagcagaaaaacacccccttcctctcctctgtgaccCCAGTGAGGGGGCAGGACAGTGTCTCCTCGAGTATCTCTAAGGAGCCATGG GTGGAGAAGATAGCAGCTGGTGAGCAGACACCCAACAGGGTGGATGAGAAGAATATCCTGAAGGAGATGTTCCCCTACGAGACCAACACTCCAACAGGAATCAA cGCCACCTGTCGACGGCCCATCCGAGGGGCAGCCGGCAGGCCCCTAAAGTCTGGTGACCTGTGGACAGATGAGACCCTCCTGCGCTCCTCTCACTCTTCCTACACAGAGAGCCGCACCGCCACCGTCCACAGAGTCCCCACCCTGCCCCCCTCTACCAGCCTGTTAACGTCAGTGGCACCCCCTGCTGGAAAGGCCATAGCACCACCCCATGGCCTGCCTGTCTGGCTGAAGCTGCTGCTCCTCGGCATTGTAGCTGGCTTCATATTCTTCATCTACCAGACCATGGAGACCAACGCTATGGCCCCCTTCGGAGGGTCCTCAGATTCCATGCAGACCAGTGGCAGTGAGGTCCGCAAGTGA
- the LOC112214406 gene encoding lamina-associated polypeptide 2, isoforms beta/gamma isoform X10 — MPEYLEDPSVLTKDKLKSELLANNVALPTGDQRKDVYVRLYLKNLTVQNNKILSTDAFSSDEELLVPVVSNKSRSGRKATRKTDKPRPEDLDVTELTSEGLKDELLKYGINVGPIVASTRKLYERRLQKLLDQGPPETVALPVVITQVDSNHNGNSDSDRYSDKEEEVTTEPEPVPVPMVEKPVRSRGKTPVTTRTRSSQHNRVEKIAAGEQTPNRVDEKNILKEMFPYETNTPTGINATCRRPIRGAAGRPLKSGDLWTDETLLRSSHSSYTESRTATVHRVPTLPPSTSLLTSVAPPAGKAIAPPHGLPVWLKLLLLGIVAGFIFFIYQTMETNAMAPFGGSSDSMQTSGSEVRK; from the exons ATGCCGGAATATCTGGAGGACCCCTCTGTTCTCACCAAAGATAAACTCAAGAGCGAGCTTTTGGCCAACAATGTTGCTCTCCCAACCGGAGACCAGCGAAAGGACGTTTATGTGCGTCTGTATCTGAAAAACTTGACCGTGCAGAACAACAAGATCCTATCTACAGACGCCTTCTCCAGCGACGAGGAGTTGCTTGTCCCGGTAGTGTCAAACAAAAGTCGCTCGGGCAGG AAAGCCACGAGGAAAACAGACAAGCCTCGGCCAGAGGACCTGGATGTGACTGAGCTGACCAGTGAGGGCCTGAAGGATGAGTTGCTCAAATATGGAATCAACGTAGGACCCATCGTGG CCTCAACCCGTAAGCTGTATGAGAGAAGGCTCCAGAAGCTGTTGGACCAGGGTCCTCCTGAGACCGTGGCTTTACCGGTGGTCATCACTCAGGTAGACAGCAACCACAACGGCAACTCTGACTCAGACCGTTACAGCGACAAGGAAGAAG AGGTGACTACAGAACCAGAGCCTGTCCCAGTCCCCATGGTGGAGAAACCTGTCAGAAGCAGAGGGAAGACCCCAGTCACCACCAGGACCCGCAGCAGCCAGCACAACCGG GTGGAGAAGATAGCAGCTGGTGAGCAGACACCCAACAGGGTGGATGAGAAGAATATCCTGAAGGAGATGTTCCCCTACGAGACCAACACTCCAACAGGAATCAA cGCCACCTGTCGACGGCCCATCCGAGGGGCAGCCGGCAGGCCCCTAAAGTCTGGTGACCTGTGGACAGATGAGACCCTCCTGCGCTCCTCTCACTCTTCCTACACAGAGAGCCGCACCGCCACCGTCCACAGAGTCCCCACCCTGCCCCCCTCTACCAGCCTGTTAACGTCAGTGGCACCCCCTGCTGGAAAGGCCATAGCACCACCCCATGGCCTGCCTGTCTGGCTGAAGCTGCTGCTCCTCGGCATTGTAGCTGGCTTCATATTCTTCATCTACCAGACCATGGAGACCAACGCTATGGCCCCCTTCGGAGGGTCCTCAGATTCCATGCAGACCAGTGGCAGTGAGGTCCGCAAGTGA